One Mycoplasma wenyonii str. Massachusetts DNA window includes the following coding sequences:
- a CDS encoding amino acid--tRNA ligase-related protein, with translation MFSERVLISSLSGRGQERVILAGFIQRIKKFKNLTVLVLRDCSGSISVNFSLDKLDPSSITRESVVLVEGTTKFLEERQQLEIEGERLELLSKAKAIPIDLVEERVSEEKYRMRYRYLDLRRKSLQYNLAFYSKSKLLVTEYLNSLNFTEINTPILSFPTKEGAATFSTLVSDQVKESFTLAQSPQLYKQLLMISGFESYFQFSRNFRAEKLREDRQYEFTQLDIELSFSTPQKLFELIENLLILLINKLLRVQLEPKDFQLMSFQEALSNYGTDKPDLRNPLVIQKWNSKSISIYYIVLPATKAEVAQLSTLLGNKFQYIFKGEDELEGELEDLIDEFVNSLELQPNSFVFYRKSSEKVDKKSIYLFGSLRNELFRLGLVKWDESKPYRFVWITDWHYFERNKEGELVTSHHPFTLPIKTSEDIFSWKSTGYDLVLNGAEIASGSMRITDPQLQREIFKLLDYSDESIEKDFGWFLQALEFGVPPHLGIAIGWERLIKELLDLQSIRDVIAFPKNSHGSCSMSSL, from the coding sequence GTGTTTTCTGAAAGAGTTTTAATTTCTAGTCTTTCTGGACGAGGTCAAGAAAGAGTAATACTTGCTGGATTTATTCAGAGAATTAAGAAATTCAAGAACTTAACTGTATTAGTTCTTAGAGACTGCAGCGGCTCCATCTCAGTTAATTTCTCTCTAGATAAGTTAGATCCTAGCTCAATAACTAGAGAAAGTGTAGTACTAGTTGAAGGAACAACTAAGTTCCTAGAAGAAAGACAACAGTTAGAGATAGAAGGAGAAAGACTAGAGTTACTTTCTAAAGCTAAAGCTATTCCTATTGATCTAGTTGAAGAAAGGGTTAGTGAAGAGAAATACAGAATGCGTTATAGATATCTAGATCTCAGAAGAAAGTCTCTTCAATATAATCTGGCTTTCTACTCTAAATCAAAACTATTAGTTACTGAATATCTCAATTCACTGAATTTCACTGAGATTAATACACCCATTCTTTCTTTTCCAACTAAAGAAGGAGCAGCCACCTTCTCCACTTTAGTTAGTGATCAAGTTAAAGAGAGCTTTACTTTAGCTCAGTCTCCCCAACTCTATAAACAATTACTAATGATCTCTGGCTTTGAGTCTTACTTTCAGTTTTCTAGAAATTTCAGAGCTGAAAAATTAAGGGAAGACAGACAATATGAGTTCACTCAACTAGATATTGAGCTCTCTTTCTCAACCCCTCAAAAGCTATTCGAGCTTATTGAAAATCTATTGATACTCTTAATTAATAAACTCCTAAGAGTTCAATTAGAACCAAAGGATTTTCAATTAATGAGCTTTCAAGAGGCTTTGTCTAACTATGGAACAGACAAACCAGATCTAAGAAATCCCTTAGTCATTCAAAAGTGAAACTCTAAAAGTATTTCAATCTACTATATAGTCTTGCCAGCAACTAAAGCAGAAGTGGCTCAACTTTCTACCTTGTTAGGCAATAAGTTTCAATACATATTCAAAGGTGAAGATGAACTAGAAGGGGAATTAGAAGATTTAATAGATGAGTTTGTTAATTCTCTAGAATTACAACCTAACTCTTTTGTGTTCTATAGAAAGAGTTCAGAAAAAGTAGATAAAAAGTCTATTTATCTCTTTGGCTCTTTAAGAAATGAGTTATTTAGGTTAGGTTTGGTTAAGTGAGATGAAAGTAAACCTTATAGATTTGTTTGAATCACTGATTGACATTACTTTGAAAGAAATAAAGAAGGTGAACTAGTAACCTCTCACCACCCCTTTACCCTGCCTATTAAGACTTCTGAAGATATCTTCAGCTGGAAATCTACTGGCTATGACTTAGTTCTCAATGGGGCAGAGATTGCTTCTGGCTCTATGAGAATTACAGACCCACAACTCCAAAGAGAGATATTTAAATTATTAGATTACTCAGATGAATCAATTGAAAAAGACTTTGGTTGATTTCTTCAAGCCCTAGAATTTGGAGTTCCTCCCCACTTAGGAATTGCTATCGGTTGAGAGAGACTGATAAAAGAATTGCTTGATCTACAGAGCATTAGAGATGTAATTGCCTTCCCAAAGAACTCTCATGGTAGTTGTTCTATGTCATCTCTTTAA
- a CDS encoding class I tRNA ligase family protein, producing MFPYPSGAGLHVGHVKGYLATDIIARYKKMKGFSVLHPIGWDAFGLPAEQFANLNKKPPQEFTQQNINNFRRELNALFFSYDPELEINSTDPEYYKQTQWIFIQLYKRGLASLEKREVNWVDELQTVLANEEIYQGEDGLFYSERGDHLVQKRKLTQWVLKITEYAEELNASLAHLHWPEKIKTIQSEWIGEQEVYQLELKIKDRVFYHYESELDKIRSISGFLIDKESEIYSLLELEQEPKDGEILFYYSDSKTLQKLPFKFSVSKLTSGNPLEPIYEELIGNKRLPSFFNWKLLPKVKRFKLQDWVFSRQRYWGEPIPIYYDSENNFYIEESLPLKLPEYKPITTKTSEKTTPLEYYEEWLFEKEGFRRDANTMPNWAASSWYYLAYLIKQKEGYLPLDSSEAKRRIERWMPVDLYIGGQEHATMHLLYARFWYKVLYSTLGLQIEAGDEPFYTLKNQGMILGENGKKMSKSKNNFVSISSLLQEFGGDVIRLSVAFLGPLELTQYWDSRQLPVFQQWIEKLYRYFSEVKDSLNPKKSSPTKELVTFLSKLEYSIQAFKFNVLVSELMVFFKYLQKALNKNWLEHSLFIQSLSLVAPCIAEELWRELLKQETSLFNSSWPSFSTSFEEETLNYSIQLNGKHKLMIQLPSSLKTEQELFNHFSSLPEYPQLLKENKLEKYVVIPRKVINLITFKSS from the coding sequence ATGTTTCCCTATCCTTCCGGGGCAGGGTTACATGTTGGTCACGTAAAAGGTTATCTAGCAACAGACATTATTGCTAGATATAAAAAGATGAAGGGATTCTCTGTACTACATCCAATAGGTTGAGATGCTTTCGGTCTTCCAGCAGAACAATTTGCAAATCTAAATAAAAAACCACCACAAGAGTTCACTCAACAAAATATCAATAACTTCAGAAGAGAGTTAAATGCTCTCTTTTTTAGTTATGACCCAGAGCTAGAGATAAATAGTACAGATCCGGAATACTACAAACAAACTCAGTGAATATTCATCCAACTATATAAGCGAGGCTTAGCGAGCCTAGAGAAGAGAGAGGTTAATTGAGTTGATGAACTACAAACTGTACTAGCAAATGAAGAGATCTATCAGGGAGAAGATGGTCTTTTCTATTCTGAAAGAGGAGATCACTTAGTTCAAAAGAGGAAATTAACCCAGTGAGTCTTAAAGATTACTGAATATGCAGAAGAACTTAATGCCTCTTTAGCTCATCTTCACTGACCAGAAAAGATCAAAACTATTCAGTCAGAGTGAATAGGAGAGCAGGAAGTCTATCAACTTGAACTAAAGATCAAAGATAGAGTCTTCTATCACTATGAGTCAGAGCTAGACAAAATCAGATCCATTTCTGGTTTTCTAATAGATAAAGAGTCTGAGATTTATAGCTTATTAGAACTAGAACAAGAGCCCAAAGATGGAGAGATACTTTTCTACTACAGCGACTCTAAAACTCTCCAGAAACTTCCATTCAAGTTCTCTGTTTCCAAGCTCACTTCTGGTAATCCCTTAGAGCCAATTTATGAAGAGCTCATTGGAAATAAAAGACTTCCTTCATTCTTCAATTGAAAGTTACTTCCTAAAGTCAAGAGATTTAAGTTACAAGACTGAGTCTTTTCTAGACAAAGATACTGAGGAGAACCAATCCCTATCTACTATGACTCAGAAAATAACTTCTATATAGAAGAGAGCTTACCTCTAAAGCTCCCAGAATATAAACCAATAACTACTAAAACTTCTGAGAAAACAACACCTTTAGAGTACTATGAGGAGTGACTCTTTGAAAAAGAAGGTTTCAGAAGAGATGCAAATACTATGCCCAACTGAGCTGCTTCCTCTTGGTATTATCTAGCTTATCTAATAAAGCAAAAGGAAGGTTATCTTCCTTTAGATAGCTCTGAAGCTAAGAGAAGAATAGAGAGATGAATGCCTGTAGATCTCTATATAGGAGGTCAAGAGCATGCAACTATGCACTTACTCTATGCTAGGTTTTGATACAAAGTTTTGTATTCCACCCTAGGATTACAAATTGAGGCTGGAGATGAGCCTTTCTATACCCTCAAAAATCAAGGAATGATACTAGGAGAGAATGGAAAGAAGATGTCAAAGTCTAAAAACAACTTTGTTTCCATTTCCTCTCTACTCCAAGAGTTTGGTGGAGATGTAATTAGACTCAGTGTTGCTTTTCTTGGACCTTTAGAGCTAACACAATATTGGGATAGTAGACAACTTCCAGTCTTTCAACAGTGAATTGAAAAACTCTATAGATATTTTTCAGAAGTTAAAGATTCTCTGAACCCCAAAAAATCTAGTCCTACTAAAGAGCTCGTTACTTTCTTATCCAAGCTTGAATACAGCATTCAAGCCTTTAAGTTCAATGTTCTAGTCTCAGAGTTAATGGTTTTCTTTAAATACCTACAGAAAGCTTTAAATAAGAACTGACTAGAACACTCCCTTTTTATTCAATCCCTCAGCCTTGTTGCTCCTTGTATCGCAGAAGAGCTTTGAAGAGAGCTATTGAAACAAGAAACCTCTCTCTTTAACTCTAGTTGACCAAGCTTTTCAACTTCTTTTGAAGAAGAAACTCTTAACTACTCAATTCAACTTAATGGAAAACATAAATTAATGATTCAACTCCCTTCTTCGCTCAAAACAGAACAAGAGCTATTTAATCACTTTAGTTCCCTACCAGAATACCCTCAACTCTTAAAGGAAAATAAATTAGAAAAATATGTAGTTATTCCAAGAAAGGTAATTAATCTAATTACCTTCAAGTCTTCTTAA
- a CDS encoding MPN551 family DNA-binding protein — protein sequence MRFKNYSYPEDFYFANNQIYLTKLGRQKSSRYRRKITGSRMAAVIGRNKYKSPFQCWCEILGFVETEIEPFFAEAGVVIEKTLLKYAEKELNKRFVSYNSKEVGYDLFPDAEVFGGIPDGEEFAGETVKSILEIKTTPLDKYCYTFEDNELRLVRDSFGKPIIKELKGNIHKWFSLENRELKIPEEYQYQLALYLYLRGIEKGYFCIAFLNKNHYLKPESFDPYAKEEWSKENPQMIVLDEMKIDLKSFEPVINYATEWYHKYIMGGVSPILSPQDLNWIRFGFPAL from the coding sequence ATGAGATTCAAGAACTATTCCTATCCAGAGGACTTCTACTTTGCAAATAACCAAATATATCTAACTAAGCTAGGAAGACAGAAATCTTCTAGATATAGAAGAAAGATTACTGGTTCTAGAATGGCAGCTGTGATAGGTAGGAATAAATATAAATCTCCTTTTCAGTGCTGATGTGAGATATTAGGTTTTGTAGAAACAGAGATTGAACCCTTCTTTGCAGAAGCAGGAGTGGTTATAGAAAAAACCTTACTTAAGTATGCAGAAAAAGAGTTAAATAAGAGATTTGTTTCATATAACAGTAAGGAAGTGGGGTATGATCTCTTTCCCGATGCAGAGGTATTTGGAGGTATACCAGACGGTGAAGAGTTTGCGGGAGAAACAGTTAAGTCAATTCTAGAAATCAAAACCACTCCCTTAGATAAATACTGTTATACCTTTGAAGACAATGAGCTAAGACTAGTTAGAGATAGTTTTGGTAAGCCAATAATCAAAGAGCTTAAAGGGAATATACACAAGTGATTCTCTTTAGAAAATAGAGAATTAAAAATACCAGAAGAGTATCAATACCAATTAGCTCTGTATCTTTATCTGAGGGGGATAGAGAAAGGTTATTTCTGCATTGCCTTCTTAAATAAGAATCACTACTTAAAACCAGAGAGTTTTGATCCCTATGCAAAAGAAGAGTGAAGTAAAGAGAATCCACAGATGATTGTTTTAGATGAAATGAAAATTGACTTAAAGTCTTTTGAGCCAGTCATCAACTATGCTACTGAGTGATATCACAAATACATTATGGGTGGAGTCAGCCCTATCTTGTCCCCTCAAGACTTAAATTGAATTAGATTTGGTTTTCCTGCTCTTTAA
- a CDS encoding DHH family phosphoesterase, with protein sequence MHLKPDFDAYASVFTLYHWITLNFPSKEVIAWIIPESLAPNEKSLFDWNKEIKTKLELSELKQSLGIVLDTPNEGRILTQKHVFCQELVILDHHPKIDSFAQLEFINHLYSSTAEMLVELLLFFETNYGYTFTTQMAQYLYAGILTDTNHLKAHISPSTFYYLWKLLSKGIKRKAINELISENSLNKKLFDQEVVRNIKVTPNGLAFSIVSAKLLKKYSIKDYVSAISNLENIAGIEIWVIFIQDKLLKKWKCSLRSKKLQIDKIATQFGGGGHKLIASTLFKSRREFWPLLLVLDNYLVKYGFSGCSDYGQLGVSKLLSWYKWWKGFRES encoded by the coding sequence TTACATCTAAAACCAGACTTTGATGCCTATGCTTCTGTTTTCACTCTCTACCACTGAATAACTCTTAACTTCCCCTCAAAAGAAGTTATTGCTTGAATTATTCCTGAAAGCTTAGCCCCTAATGAAAAAAGCCTATTTGACTGAAATAAAGAGATCAAAACTAAGTTAGAGTTATCAGAACTAAAGCAAAGTCTTGGAATAGTTTTAGACACTCCTAATGAAGGGAGAATCTTAACTCAAAAACATGTCTTCTGCCAAGAGTTAGTTATTCTAGACCATCACCCAAAGATAGACTCTTTTGCTCAACTGGAATTTATTAATCACTTATATTCCTCAACTGCAGAGATGTTAGTTGAGTTACTGCTCTTCTTTGAAACCAACTATGGCTATACCTTTACTACTCAAATGGCTCAATATCTCTATGCAGGCATTCTCACAGACACTAATCACTTAAAGGCTCATATTTCTCCCTCAACCTTTTACTATCTCTGAAAGCTCTTAAGTAAAGGTATTAAGAGAAAGGCAATTAATGAGCTAATTTCTGAAAATAGCTTAAATAAAAAGCTATTTGATCAAGAAGTAGTTAGGAATATAAAGGTAACTCCTAATGGACTAGCTTTCTCTATAGTTAGTGCTAAGTTACTAAAGAAATACTCTATTAAAGACTATGTCTCTGCTATCTCTAATCTAGAGAATATAGCTGGAATAGAGATCTGAGTGATCTTTATTCAAGATAAGTTACTTAAGAAGTGAAAGTGTTCTCTTAGATCTAAGAAATTACAGATAGATAAGATAGCTACTCAATTTGGCGGGGGAGGACACAAACTAATTGCCTCTACCCTATTCAAAAGTAGAAGGGAATTCTGACCTCTTCTACTTGTATTAGATAACTACTTAGTTAAATATGGTTTCTCAGGTTGTTCAGATTATGGTCAACTTGGAGTCTCTAAATTACTCTCTTGATATAAGTGGTGAAAGGGCTTTAGAGAGTCTTAA
- a CDS encoding sodium/calcium exchanger protein — MLFFSFLVTSAGVLTLSFLFSESIKGVLNRFQLSERFVGSSLLATGTSFPEVINAITAGFYDRADSKFKYSIDSFYNLTGASLIQIIFLAGLGIALYHLTKKKRFTSEEYQSFIGSTFHKKTLLWFLFTFELALLLVAVSFPTFSTKLNIGQISPLPFLFCLVWICYLVFSKKEKEEIKSYSNIFDKLSKNKFLGVFGLIFICFSGLSFLNFNIVTKFEKSFSIPRNIGLGTILSLVTSFPEFSSFFFLFKSRHFGLASAGIFGSALFNLFLPSLTQSIQGGWILSQLSTDTNTQTSLSCWLGLALVLNLLFLVAFYTNSKGNYILNLKYEKWNLSWDWVLVLCYLTCSFILFPIFLKSDGAETAK; from the coding sequence TTACTATTCTTTTCCTTTTTAGTAACTAGTGCAGGAGTACTTACACTATCTTTTTTATTCTCTGAATCTATTAAGGGTGTTCTTAATAGATTTCAACTATCTGAAAGATTTGTAGGTTCTAGCTTACTAGCTACTGGTACCTCTTTCCCAGAAGTTATAAATGCTATTACTGCTGGGTTTTATGATAGAGCTGATTCCAAATTCAAGTATTCCATTGACTCTTTCTATAACCTGACTGGAGCTAGTTTAATTCAGATAATCTTTCTTGCTGGATTAGGAATTGCACTCTATCACCTAACTAAGAAAAAAAGATTCACCTCAGAAGAGTATCAAAGCTTTATTGGCTCTACCTTTCACAAGAAAACACTCTTGTGATTTCTTTTTACCTTTGAACTAGCTCTTCTCTTAGTTGCTGTCTCTTTTCCTACCTTCTCAACCAAGCTGAATATTGGACAGATTAGTCCACTTCCCTTCTTATTCTGCTTAGTTTGAATTTGTTACCTAGTCTTTTCCAAAAAAGAAAAAGAAGAAATAAAGAGTTACTCCAATATATTTGACAAATTAAGTAAGAATAAGTTCTTAGGTGTCTTTGGACTTATATTTATCTGTTTCTCTGGTCTTTCTTTTCTTAATTTCAATATTGTTACTAAGTTTGAAAAGAGTTTTAGTATTCCTAGAAATATAGGACTAGGAACCATATTAAGTCTTGTAACCTCTTTTCCTGAGTTCTCTTCTTTCTTCTTTTTGTTTAAGTCCAGACACTTTGGACTAGCTAGTGCAGGAATATTTGGCTCTGCTCTATTTAATCTCTTCTTGCCCTCTTTAACTCAGTCAATACAAGGTGGTTGAATACTCTCTCAATTAAGTACAGATACTAATACTCAAACCTCTTTGAGTTGTTGGTTAGGCTTGGCTCTTGTACTTAACCTTCTCTTTTTAGTTGCCTTTTACACGAATAGCAAAGGTAATTACATTCTGAATCTGAAATATGAGAAGTGAAATCTTTCTTGAGATTGAGTCTTAGTGCTTTGCTATCTCACTTGCTCTTTCATTCTCTTTCCTATATTCTTGAAGAGCGATGGCGCAGAAACTGCAAAGTAA
- the ileS gene encoding isoleucine--tRNA ligase, producing MKANLVENQAKYSSFWLEQKVYEKRLQKNSNKPLFLVIDGPPYANGAIHMGHALNKILKDFVVRWKNISGFQSPFLPGWDVHGLPIEHKVESENKDFKNLSLVERREKAFSYAKSQLKLQLSQLENLHLVHPLNNYYSTSDSEFIKREYSLFEKLWEKGLIAREYKPVAWSYSSQTALAESEIEYEEEECESIYFSWEIVESNNFQLLGSKIILWTTTPYSLESNLAIALHPELRYCLAKKNGFNYIASESFFLRENDFELIKELSAEELLTAKYLNNLTGEVNPIFSASFVLENTGSGFVHLAPGLGPEDYLVCKKHNLSPYCSIDQRGYFNKEVKFSELAEKFYKDASKIVISFLEKNNSLIAIKKIRHKVGKDWRTKKPTLYRATEQWFLNLKDLKSQLTQAFEKETFSNPEWLFGKLRETVLSREEWCLSRQRAWGLPIPVIFKNGKEFGGLEQLKKNISILLEEGVDSWYKKPISYFVGEQEGLESFSKSFDVLDVWFDSGSVFTKDEELKEASIVYLEGGDQLRGWFNSSSILSVASSSSLPFTHLVSHGFVLDASKEKMSKSKGNVVNPVQLINKYGSDIFRLWIASVNYSKDISFSEEKIKATQQEYRKIRNILFRFSLSVIGKKSWKEIELLKQTWHFPEHEYIYNTFTQLLNNSEKALDSLLFRKVTNYFRDFIELYSSWYLEIVKPALYARDSKDLYREEAIEVISVVFKFSSLLLSVIIPQTSEEAYQKMEGIESSILLEEWRGVESEGFDSERWEYFFELRERVLKEWDSQMGNKSSGEKLQLLREQKLFLPKSKIKYFNIEDLTRLLLVAELEETEGSEISFGPTTKRVCERCCKYWKERELTSEFFEEKEHLLCSFCAIALQEYRKENERASEIAKH from the coding sequence ATGAAAGCTAATTTAGTTGAGAATCAAGCCAAGTACTCAAGTTTTTGACTAGAACAAAAAGTTTATGAAAAGAGACTACAAAAAAACTCCAATAAACCTTTATTTCTAGTTATTGATGGTCCGCCTTATGCCAATGGAGCTATACATATGGGACATGCACTTAACAAGATACTTAAAGATTTTGTTGTTAGGTGAAAGAATATCTCTGGTTTTCAGAGCCCTTTTCTACCGGGTTGAGATGTGCATGGTCTTCCAATAGAACACAAAGTAGAGTCAGAAAACAAAGACTTCAAGAATCTTTCTTTAGTAGAAAGAAGAGAAAAAGCCTTTAGTTATGCTAAGTCTCAATTGAAACTCCAACTCTCTCAACTAGAGAATCTACATTTAGTTCATCCCCTAAATAATTACTACTCAACATCTGATTCAGAGTTCATTAAGAGAGAATACTCTCTTTTTGAAAAGCTGTGAGAAAAAGGACTAATTGCGAGAGAATACAAGCCAGTCGCTTGGTCTTATTCCTCTCAAACTGCTTTAGCAGAGTCAGAGATTGAATATGAAGAGGAAGAATGTGAAAGTATCTACTTCTCTTGAGAGATTGTTGAATCTAATAACTTTCAATTACTAGGTTCAAAGATAATACTTTGAACTACAACTCCTTACAGTCTAGAAAGCAATTTAGCAATTGCTTTACATCCAGAGTTAAGGTATTGTCTAGCCAAAAAAAATGGATTTAACTACATAGCTTCTGAGAGTTTCTTTCTTAGAGAGAATGACTTTGAGTTAATTAAGGAACTCTCCGCAGAAGAACTACTAACAGCTAAATATCTAAATAACCTAACTGGAGAGGTTAATCCCATCTTCTCTGCGAGCTTTGTGCTAGAGAACACAGGAAGTGGTTTTGTTCACTTGGCTCCGGGGCTTGGACCAGAAGACTATTTAGTCTGTAAGAAACACAATCTTTCTCCCTATTGTTCTATAGATCAAAGAGGTTATTTCAATAAAGAAGTTAAGTTCTCTGAATTAGCTGAAAAGTTCTACAAAGATGCCTCTAAGATAGTTATTTCTTTCTTAGAGAAAAATAACTCTTTAATAGCTATTAAGAAGATAAGACACAAAGTAGGTAAAGATTGAAGAACTAAAAAACCAACTCTCTATAGAGCTACAGAACAGTGATTTCTTAACTTAAAAGATTTAAAGAGTCAGTTAACTCAAGCCTTTGAAAAAGAGACTTTCTCAAATCCAGAGTGATTATTTGGGAAATTAAGAGAAACCGTTCTCTCTAGAGAAGAATGATGTCTTTCTAGACAGAGAGCATGAGGACTTCCTATCCCAGTCATCTTTAAGAATGGAAAAGAGTTTGGGGGATTAGAGCAACTAAAAAAGAATATCTCTATTCTCTTGGAAGAAGGAGTTGACAGTTGGTATAAAAAGCCTATCTCTTACTTTGTAGGGGAACAAGAAGGGCTAGAGAGCTTTAGTAAATCCTTTGATGTCTTAGATGTTTGATTTGACTCTGGCTCTGTATTCACTAAAGATGAAGAGTTAAAAGAAGCTTCAATAGTTTATCTAGAGGGAGGGGATCAACTCAGAGGTTGATTTAACTCCTCTTCTATTCTTTCAGTCGCTAGTAGTTCTTCTTTACCCTTTACTCACTTAGTCTCTCATGGTTTTGTCTTAGATGCTTCCAAAGAAAAAATGTCCAAGTCTAAAGGGAATGTAGTAAATCCTGTTCAACTAATTAATAAATATGGTTCAGATATTTTTAGACTCTGAATTGCTAGTGTCAATTACTCTAAAGACATTAGCTTTAGTGAAGAAAAAATTAAAGCCACTCAACAAGAATACAGAAAGATCAGAAATATATTATTTAGATTCTCTTTGAGTGTTATTGGTAAAAAGAGCTGAAAAGAGATTGAGCTACTTAAACAAACTTGACACTTTCCAGAACACGAATATATCTACAATACCTTCACACAACTACTGAATAACTCTGAGAAAGCCTTAGATTCTCTTCTCTTCAGAAAAGTTACTAATTACTTCAGAGACTTTATAGAGCTTTACTCTAGTTGATATCTAGAGATAGTTAAACCGGCTTTGTATGCTAGAGACTCTAAAGATTTATACAGAGAAGAGGCGATTGAGGTAATCTCTGTAGTTTTTAAGTTTTCAAGCTTATTGCTTTCAGTAATTATTCCTCAAACCTCTGAAGAGGCCTATCAGAAAATGGAAGGCATAGAGTCTTCTATTCTCCTAGAAGAGTGAAGGGGAGTTGAATCTGAGGGCTTTGACTCCGAGAGATGAGAATATTTCTTTGAGCTAAGGGAAAGAGTGCTTAAAGAATGAGATAGTCAAATGGGAAATAAATCCTCTGGAGAGAAGTTACAACTCTTGAGAGAACAAAAACTATTTTTACCTAAGTCAAAAATCAAATACTTCAATATAGAAGACTTAACTAGATTGTTATTAGTAGCTGAGTTGGAAGAAACAGAGGGGAGCGAGATCTCTTTTGGTCCAACTACTAAGAGAGTGTGTGAAAGATGTTGTAAATATTGAAAGGAAAGAGAGCTAACTTCAGAATTTTTTGAGGAAAAAGAACATTTACTTTGCAGTTTCTGCGCCATCGCTCTTCAAGAATATAGGAAAGAGAATGAAAGAGCAAGTGAGATAGCAAAGCACTAA
- the gmk gene encoding guanylate kinase: MQQSNNKIFIVCGPSGVGKKTLLSELVKIQKFNLAINVSHTTRAPRDGEEDGKDYYFITKEKFEELIKNDDFLEHAYFFGQYYGTHSQTLENLINEGKNVILEIETDGFNQLKSKLNGFVSIFIYPPSMDNLKTRLEGRETEEDQEIRTRLEKGEKEMEEISQFQYKVLNDSIERSLSELVGIFNKELGLVEK, from the coding sequence TTGCAACAAAGCAATAACAAGATATTTATTGTTTGTGGACCTAGTGGTGTAGGGAAAAAGACACTGTTATCAGAATTAGTTAAGATTCAAAAGTTTAACTTAGCCATTAATGTTTCTCATACCACTAGAGCTCCTAGAGATGGAGAAGAAGATGGTAAAGACTATTACTTCATAACTAAAGAAAAGTTTGAAGAATTAATTAAGAATGATGATTTCTTAGAACATGCTTATTTCTTTGGTCAATATTATGGAACTCACTCACAAACTTTAGAAAATTTAATAAATGAAGGAAAGAATGTTATCCTAGAGATTGAAACTGATGGTTTCAATCAATTGAAGAGCAAACTCAATGGTTTTGTCTCTATCTTCATCTATCCTCCATCTATGGATAACCTAAAGACTAGACTGGAGGGGAGAGAAACAGAGGAAGATCAAGAAATTAGAACTAGACTAGAGAAGGGAGAAAAAGAAATGGAGGAAATCTCCCAATTTCAATACAAAGTCTTAAATGACTCTATTGAAAGAAGTCTCTCTGAACTGGTTGGGATATTCAATAAAGAGCTAGGGTTGGTAGAAAAGTAA
- a CDS encoding HAD-IIB family hydrolase, with protein sequence MQKSSMTPEIKVVYSDLDGTLLSPKKHSWKKVKTYTLSTLSVFLENSSNHFILATGRNLARTKSISNWLENRLGGYKIPYLICLNGGLLFDNREGKIIHTQTFKCSQLLKLLSFLRRHYFLVYFIVDSSNQLFVENNWISRVFARKFAKKYNATIKFNTPENYKNGWEGIQKVLFFTFHKNSSKLRILIETQFSEFYVSIHGDWLLEVIDRKVNKFFAIQRINEIEGWELEECCAIGNEHNDLMMIEKCGFGVAVDFSPEHTTFNYDNTLINFNTTNKYGLAVANVINHLT encoded by the coding sequence ATGCAGAAAAGTAGTATGACACCAGAGATAAAAGTGGTCTATTCAGATCTAGACGGAACACTCTTATCCCCCAAGAAACATTCTTGAAAGAAAGTAAAGACCTATACTCTCTCTACCTTAAGTGTCTTTCTAGAGAATTCCAGTAACCACTTCATATTAGCTACCGGTAGAAATCTTGCAAGAACTAAATCTATCTCTAATTGATTAGAGAATAGGTTAGGTGGTTACAAAATACCTTATCTTATCTGTTTAAATGGTGGGTTACTCTTTGACAACAGAGAAGGAAAGATAATACACACTCAAACCTTTAAGTGTTCTCAATTACTTAAATTACTTAGTTTCCTGAGAAGACACTACTTTCTGGTCTATTTCATAGTTGATTCTTCTAATCAATTATTTGTAGAAAATAATTGGATCTCAAGAGTATTTGCAAGAAAGTTTGCAAAGAAATACAATGCCACTATTAAGTTCAATACTCCTGAGAACTATAAGAATGGTTGAGAAGGTATTCAAAAGGTATTATTCTTTACCTTTCATAAGAACTCCTCAAAGTTGAGAATCTTAATTGAAACTCAGTTTTCTGAGTTTTATGTTTCTATTCATGGAGATTGACTCTTAGAGGTAATAGATAGAAAGGTAAATAAATTCTTTGCTATTCAGAGAATTAATGAGATAGAAGGTTGAGAGCTAGAAGAGTGTTGTGCTATTGGGAATGAACACAATGATTTGATGATGATTGAAAAATGTGGTTTTGGGGTTGCAGTCGATTTCTCTCCTGAACACACAACCTTCAACTATGACAACACTCTCATTAACTTCAATACCACTAATAAATATGGGTTAGCGGTAGCTAATGTTATTAATCACCTTACTTAA